A stretch of Telopea speciosissima isolate NSW1024214 ecotype Mountain lineage chromosome 11, Tspe_v1, whole genome shotgun sequence DNA encodes these proteins:
- the LOC122646027 gene encoding protein VAC14 homolog — MADPLSVISASVLRNLADKLYEKRKIAALEVEGIVKQLAAAGDHDKISAVINLLTTEFTYSPQANHRKGGLIGLAAATVGLTTEAAQHLEQIVPPVLNSFSDQDSRVRYYACEALYNIAKVVRGDFIVFFNQIFDALCKLSADSDANVQSAAHLLDRLVKDIVTESDQFSIEEFIPLLRERMNVLNPYVRQFLVGWITVLDSVPEIDMLGFLPDFLDGLFNMLSDSSHEIRQQADSALSEFLQEIKNSPSVDYGRMAEILVQRAASPDEFTRLTAVTWINEFVKLGGDQLVPYYADILGAILPCIADKEEKIRVVARETNDELRAIRSDPAEGFDIGAILSIARRHLSSEWEATRIEALHWIATLLARHRSEVLSFLDDIFDTLLRTLSDPSDEVVLLVLEVHACIARDAPHFRHLVVFLVHNFRVDHSLLEKRGALIIRRLCVLLDAERVYRELSAILEGEAGLDFASVMVQALNLILLTSSELSDLRHLLKQSLVNPAGKDLFVSLYSSWCHSPMATMSLCLLAQAYEHASSVIQSLGEEDINVKFLVQLDKLIRLLETPIFAYLRLQLLEPGRYIWLLKALYGLLMLLPQQSSAFKILRTRLRTVPSYSFSGDQFKRTSSGNPNQILHQMPSGSQIMEDGDKNQDTGNAHNGINFAPLLQQFEHMQHQHRMRVKSQMQYRNSTSSTLSQEVQRPEESRRPSPVPEVSRPPSRSSWRGPGQ; from the exons ATGGCGGACCCTCTGTCGGTAATTTCAGCTTCTGTCCTTCGGAACCTTGCGGACAAACTTTATGAGAAGCGCAAGATTGCTGCCCTGGAG GTCGAAGGGATTGTGAAGCAACTTGCAGCTGCCGGAGATCATGACAAAATATCTGCTGTGATCAATCTTTTGACCACAGAGTTCACGTACTCGCCACAGGCGAACCACCGCAAG gGAGGTTTAATAGGACTTGCTGCTGCAACGGTTGGTTTGACAACTGAAGCCGCTCAGCATCTGGAG CAAATTGTACCACCTGTGCTCAATTCCTTTTCTGACCAAGATAGCCGGGTTCGCTATTATGCTTGTGAAGCTTTGTATAATATTGCAAAG GTTGTAAGAGGTGATTTCATTGTGTTCTTTAATCAGATCTTTGATGCATTATGTAAGCTGTCAGCTGACTCAGATGCCAATGTGCAAAGTGCTGCTCATCTTTTAGATCGGCTTGTCAAG GATATTGTAACTGAAAGTGATCAATTCAG CATTGAAGAATTTATACCATTGCTAAGGGAGCGTATGAATGTCTTAAATCCTTATGTCCGCCAATTTTTGGTAGGATGGATCACTGTATTGGATAGTGTTCCAGAGATTGATATGCTTGGCTTTCTTCCAGATTTTCTTGATG GTTTGTTCAACATGTTGAGCGATTCTAGCCATGAAATACGGCAACAAGCAGATTCAGCACTTTCTGAATTTCTTCAAGAGATCAAGAATTCTCCA TCTGTAGATTATGGTCGTATGGCCGAAATATTGGTACAAAGGGCAGCTTCTCCGGATGAATTTACTCGGCTGACAGCTGTCACATGG ATAAATGAATTTGTAAAACTTGGGGGAGACCAGCTTGTTCCTTACTATGCTGATATTTTAGGAGCCATTTTGCCCTGCATTGCTGATAAAGAGGAGAAAATTAGAGTG GTTGCTCGTGAAACCAACGATGAGCTTCGTGCTATTAGGTCTGATCCAGCTGAGGGATTTGATATTGGAGCCATCCTTTCCATTGCAAGGAG GCACTTATCTAGTGAATGGGAGGCCACTCGAATTGAGGCATTGCATTGGATTGCAACACTCTTAGCCAGACACCGTTCTGAG GTTTTGTCTTTCTTGGATGACATATTTGACACCCTTCTTAGAACGTTATCAGATCCTTCTGATGAG GTAGTGCTCCTGGTACTTGAGGTCCATGCATGTATAGCGAGAGATGCTCCACATTTCCGACATCTTGTTGTTTTCCTAGTACATAACTTCCGGGTTGATCACTCACTTCTTGAGAA GCGTGGTGCTCTAATAATCCGCCGACTTTGTGTGCTTTTGGATGCCGAACGTGTTTACCGGGAACTTTCGGCTATCCTTGAAGGAGAAGCAGGCTTGGATTTTGCATCTGTGATGGTTCAGGCTCTGAATTTGATTTTACTTACATCATCTGAATTATCTGACCTGAGACATCTCTTAAAACAGTCTCTAGTGAATCCTGCCGGGAAGGACTTATTTGTCTCATTGTATTCTTCTTGGTGCCATTCACCAATGGCAACAATGAGTCTTTGCTTATTAGCTCAG GCATACGAGCATGCAAGTTCTGTCATTCAGTCTCTGGGGGAGGAAGATATCAATGTCAAATTTCTAGTCCAGCTGGACAAATTAATTCGCTTGCTGGAGACGCCAATATTTGCTTATCTCAGATTGCAG CTTCTTGAACCTGGAAGATACATATGGTTGTTGAAAGCATTGTATGGTCTCCTGATGTTGTTACCTCAG CAAAGTTCGGCCTTCAAAATATTGCGGACTCGACTGAGGACTGTACCTTCTTACTCCTTTAGTGGTGATCAATTCAAGCGAACATCATCAGGGAACCCAAACCAGATATTACATCAGATGCCAAGTGGATCACAAATCATGGAGGATGGTGACAAAAACCAGGATACGGGAAATGCACATAATGGGATCAACTTTGCTCCACTGCTGCAACAGTTTGAGCATATGCAGCACCAACATCGCATGCGTGTAAAATCGCAGATGCAATACCGGAATTCCACTTCGTCTACCTTATCACAG GAGGTGCAAAGACCAGAAGAATCACGCCGGCCTTCACCTGTTCCAGAAGTGAGCCGTCCTCCTTCAAGATCATCATGGAGAGGCCCAGGACAGTAG